Below is a window of Nitrospirota bacterium DNA.
TCCTTTACTTTAATTTTTTCTTCAATTTGTTGAAATGCCTTCAGTGCAAGGGTCTTTGCTTCTTCAGCTTCTTTAAGCGATTTTTCGATTCCCTCTGACCTCTTTTTGAAAAAGTCCTTTACTGGTTTACCGAGAAACTTCACAAGAATAAAGACAAGTATTCCAAAATTGATTATTCTCCATACCCAATCTTTTAAAGAAACCTCATGTACTTCACCAGCAGCAAAGGCAGAGACTTCAACTACAAAAAGAAGTATTAAGAATATGATGCTCGATGTGCGACACACAATACTCGGATTCATAGTTCCTTACCCACGAGCCTCTCTACTATCTGATTTGAAATAATGTAGACATCTTCTCGAAGCTTTGCCCTTGCTTTCTCTGCCTCTTCATTGATCTTTGTCATCGCATCTTCTAACATCGATTCAGCAGTCTTCCTTGAAGCCGCTATCCTTTTACTCTGCTCTTCTATTCCCTGGTTCAATAAATCCCGATATATCTCTTTTGACCTCATTCTCGCCTCAGCTATAGCCCTGTTAAACTCGGCAAGGAGTCTCTCACTCTTTTCTCTGAGCGCCTTCGCCTCATCAAGGGCAATAGAGATAGCATCTGACCTTTTCCTTATAATCCTGAGGATTGGTTTNNNNNNNNNNNNNNNNNNNNNNNNNNNNNNNNNNNNNNNNNNNNNNNNNNNNNNNNNNNNNNNNNNNNNNNNNNNNNNNNNNNNNNNNNNNNNNNNNNNNTCGCCTCAGCTATAGCCCTGTTAAACTCGGCAAGGAGTCTCTCACTCTTTTCTCTGAGCGCCTTCGCCTCATCAAGGGCAATAGAGATAGCATCTGACCTTTTCCTTATAATCCTGAGGATTGGTTTGAAAAGTAGGATATTAAGGATTATCAGGAGGAATAGAAAGTTGAAAAGCTGGATAAAAAACCATTTGTTTAGTTCAATCATTAATTACCACCATAATTATTCATTACCTGATTTCTATAATCTTATAGGTATAATTCATATCTGCTGTTTTCTTAAGCATCGCACCTACAGAACAATATTTATCCCAGGAGAGCGAAATCGACCTCGCCACAGCCTCCTCTGAGATATCTCTCCCTTTAATCACATACTCGACATCTATCTTTTTATAGACCATGGGATGCTCCTCAGCCCTTTCACCCTTTACATTTACCTCAAATCCCACCACACCCTGCTTCTTTTTCCTGAGTATCGATATAACATCCATTCCTGTGCATCCTGCAAGCCCGATAAGAACAAGTTCCATCGCCCTGAATCCTGAATTTCTGCCACCGTATTGATGATTGGCATCAAGGGTAAGGGTATGACCTGAAGAAGCTGTCCCTTTGAATTCCATCCCTTCTACAAGTGTAACATTAGCCTCTATCGCCATTCCTTTAAATAGCTCCGATAATAATCAAACTCTTGAAAAATAGCATATTAATGTTTTTATTGTCAAGGGAGTTATGTTTTTGAATATGTAATAGACTTATTAAAGATTTTTATGCCCTTATGGAGTGCCTTGAGATTAGCCTCCAGCATGTCTTGAGGAACATGTGTGGAAATCGCTTTCTCTATAGCGTTTATGGTAAATAAGAGCCTTTTATTCACCTGATATCTCTTTAAAACATGTGCCAGTGAACCAATAGCAATCATATTAGCAACCAGTATGTTATTAAACCTTTCCTTAGCTATCTGAGTAAATGGGATGCAGACTGCATCTTCACGGTATGGCTGGGAGACAAGTGTAGAGTCAACAAGCAAGAGCCCGCTGTCTTTTAGATAATGGATATGAATATCAAGGGATGCCTGATTCATCGCAATAAGAACATCAAGCATCTCTGTCTCTGGATAATCTATCTCTTCATCACTTATGATTATATCTGAGCGTGATGCCCCTCCTCTGGATTCAGGACCATAGCTCTGTGTTTGAACAACATTCCATCCCCTGTGGATGCCTGCTGCCTCGCTAAGTATCAGCCCTGCGAGGATGAGTCCCTGCCCTCCTGAACCACTCAACCTTATCTCATAACGCATAACCCCGGAACTCCTCCCATCTTCTTCATTATAACTACCCCTGCAACTTCTTCAAAATCTTACTCTGTACCCCATTTTATTGCAACTTTTTGCAGAGTTCCGACACTCTGGCGCCCAGCTTATTTGATAATTCATTTTTTGAATTTGTCTTTTTCACAGCCTAAATCTTTCCCTCTTTCCTCCCAAAAACTTGGATTTGATCAATTTTAACTGCTTATCTATTTCATTGAAAATTTTATTGACTTCTTCTTCGGTATATTCATAAGAACTCTTATTAGAGCAATTTCCTAAGATTCTTATCTTTTCAAGAATCTCATTTGTCCTTTTGGAAGCTATCCGCTTAAACCGTTCGCTCTTTGTCTCTTCCATGCTTTATCTTTCACCTCTTGGCCTTCTTCACGGATTTAAGTCTCTTGAGTCTCAGCAGGATTTTGAGGTCTTCCAGATCTCTCGATCTTCCTGCCGCCTGTTTCATCTTTATCAGATCATCGAGTGAGGCAAAATAGATAAATGTATCACCGAATTTTGCTCTCACCTTATTCTTCCATACCCGATCAAAACTTACTCCCTTCACAAAGGGATGGATGTCGGTTTCTACAGCATACTGGCGAATCAGGATTTTCTTTTTGAGCAGATCCTTTATACTTAATATCTGTTACATCGTACCCGAATTCTTTTAGTGTATTCCATGCCCTTTCAGCGTTGGATTTCTCGGGTCTTATAAAAATATCTATGTCTAAGGTTGCGCGTGCATAACCGTGAACAGGGAAGGCTGTAGCCCCGATTATTACAAAATTAACTTTATGTTCTTTTAATAATCTCAAAAGGCTTTCTGTGTCCACTTTTCTCCAGCAGATCTTTTATCTCTTTTGTCTTTTTGAACATAAGCTCAAATCTTTCTCGTGAGGTAAGAGACATCTGATACCTCAATTCAAATAAAATTTCCTTTGCTTCATTGTGCCTGTTTAGTTTCAGTATTGGGCTCATAAATTAAAATACAATATATCATATATTTCAATCATTGTCAATATATTATTTAATATTTTGGTAAATAATTGAAATATTTATACTTTAATAATTGATTTATTCTGTTTTTTCAATGTGTTCCGCTCCCC
It encodes the following:
- the atpF gene encoding F0F1 ATP synthase subunit B, with amino-acid sequence MNPSIVCRTSSIIFLILLFVVEVSAFAAGEVHEVSLKDWVWRIINFGILVFILVKFLGKPVKDFFKKRSEGIEKSLKEAEEAKTLALKAFQQIEEKIKVKDKEVEEILAASRRAGEKERDNLIELGDKLKQRILEQARINIEFELRRAREAIKAEAIEIAMELAEKRIKDKLTEEEQRRLFEESLNKIEAKN
- a CDS encoding ATP synthase F0 subunit B, which encodes KPILRIIRKRSDAISIALDEAKALREKSERLLAEFNRAIAEARMRSKEIYRDLLNQGIEEQSKRIAASRKTAESMLEDAMTKINEEAEKARAKLREDVYIISNQIVERLVGKEL
- a CDS encoding ATP synthase F0 subunit B, coding for MIELNKWFFIQLFNFLFLLIILNILLFKPILRIIRKRSDAISIALDEAKALREKSERLLAEFNRAIAEA
- a CDS encoding OsmC family protein, whose product is MAIEANVTLVEGMEFKGTASSGHTLTLDANHQYGGRNSGFRAMELVLIGLAGCTGMDVISILRKKKQGVVGFEVNVKGERAEEHPMVYKKIDVEYVIKGRDISEEAVARSISLSWDKYCSVGAMLKKTADMNYTYKIIEIR
- a CDS encoding 2-oxoacid:acceptor oxidoreductase family protein, with product MRYEIRLSGSGGQGLILAGLILSEAAGIHRGWNVVQTQSYGPESRGGASRSDIIISDEEIDYPETEMLDVLIAMNQASLDIHIHYLKDSGLLLVDSTLVSQPYREDAVCIPFTQIAKERFNNILVANMIAIGSLAHVLKRYQVNKRLLFTINAIEKAISTHVPQDMLEANLKALHKGIKIFNKSITYSKT